The genomic region TCCAGCATCGATTTTAGATTATGGTTGTGGCGAAGGACGATATCTCAATTTGTTAAAAGATTTCTTTCCTACATCTGCTCTCCAAGGCTGTGATATATCAGACGAAGCATTAACAATTGCTAAGAATATATATTCATCAGCTCAATATACTCCCATGAGTGATGAAACAGTTAATTTACCTGACAATTCTTTCGATCTCATCATCTCCATAGAAGTTCTAGAACATGTGGGTGATGTTGCTCAATCTATCAGAGAAATCGGTCGATTACTCAAACCGCAAGGGATGACAATATTATCCACGCCTTGCGCCAATAAATTTTCTTTTGAATGGTGGCAAAATCGCTTGACGGGAGGCTTACAGCCATCATTTGATGGTTATGGCAGATTTAAAACCGATGAACCAGGGCATCTACGCCGACTTTGCGATCGCCACCTGAAATCT from Chroococcidiopsis sp. SAG 2025 harbors:
- a CDS encoding class I SAM-dependent methyltransferase; amino-acid sequence: MNEQSYSYEALQNQKQFYNSRFQAGYMQDFSGLFESCRFYAMKDILKQIKSSGFNPASILDYGCGEGRYLNLLKDFFPTSALQGCDISDEALTIAKNIYSSAQYTPMSDETVNLPDNSFDLIISIEVLEHVGDVAQSIREIGRLLKPQGMTILSTPCANKFSFEWWQNRLTGGLQPSFDGYGRFKTDEPGHLRRLCDRHLKSLCSDVGIDIYKIYHRAHLFETLAPKGRLFKRIPQACVGFGMLDWYLFKNFPNGSTMIALGKKR